CTGTTAGCTCATACTAATTAAACGAAAGATAGCAGAGACTAACTTCTATGTCAAGAGATTTTTGGGGATTTTTGTAAAAAAAATGAAGTTTAGGATAAACCCCAATAGCGGCGGCTCTAAAGTGTGATAATTCCTTTTAACATAAAGACTTACGTGGCTCAGAATTCCCCGCGAAAAATAATTGTGCTCGAATGGTGTGGCGGGTATTCTTTTATCTCGAATATGCGTCCATCAAAGGATATTCTTACATTGATACTTGGTTCTTTAAGTTCATCAATAAATGGTTTAAGGCTGCGATCAATGACAGACTGTTCAATAGGGGTGTCTGAACCGCTTTGAATATACAGGGTACAATCCAGCTGTAATTTTCGTTCCTGCGGTGTTTTACCTTTACGAGAATAGATCCTCTTGGCGTTTTTGAGAGGATCAATATATAGGGAAAAGCTGTTTCCCGCACTCGGAGAAACGGTTGATTCCTTGATGATAAAATACCAACCAAAAAATCCCGGATCTGATTCGGGCTGCGTGAATGACAAAACTGCGGGTATCTCTTGATTTGGGGTGCGATTTGTGCGATCATTTTCCGGAACAAAGAATGTCCCCGCTATGGTATGGGGCAGCCCTGCAATGTCCCAGTAATCAAAAATATTTTCTGAATACCAAGGGGGGAAAGCAGCGTTTGACTGCGTTTCCGAAAACTCTTTTACCATCTCATTAAAAGAGAGGATTCTCAGTTTTAATAATTCAACTATTTTTTCATATACCAAAATGCGGGTTGCGGAAATAGTATTTATATATGCACTATTCGCTAAAATAACACGATCGCCAAAATTGGTAATGGTGCGGATTTTCGGTACGTCAATAAAACGTAATGGAGTAAGCCAGGCGATATAATGGGCCGGTATGTACCCTAAGTTAAAATTAAAGGCGGTAAGCTGGGACCATTTCAGGGCGCGGATTTGATATTTTAGTTCATCACATAGTGCCCTGTTTAATGCAATTTTATTGTTTAATGCTTCGACTGTTATCATGGTATTATTATCAAGGGTTAATTCGGGTGAACGGTAACGCTGCATTTCTTTGAAGGTTTCAATATACTGAATAATTATCTGGGATTCAGGGTATTGATTTGATATGGCTCCATCGGTCAAGTATAACACGGAATCGGCGCTGCCGGTTTCCCGCATGATGATATAGCGGTTTGACGCCACCAGGGTATATTGAAAAAGTTTTTTATCGTTCTTCGCATATTTTTCGGTAAGATCCTGGGTAAAGGTATCGGAAAGGCCATCAAAGGCGTTTGGGGGAATTGAAAGGGTAACCATGAACATTTTAGGTGAACCGGTCCTGCCGGGCAGATAATCGCGTTTAAGATAGGTCCACATCTCCACGGGATAGAGTTTCAGTGTACAGGTCTCCCCTTGCCGGGTAATACGAATATCGCAGTCCCCTTCAAGGATGTTGAAATTAGGGATAGCATATTCCCATCCGGTTTCCTTTTCTCTGCCATTCCAGTAAAAACCGCTATAGTGTTTATCCGGCGATGGTCCCCGTTCTCCATGGGGTAATTCGCTTAGCAAAATCGCGTCATCACTAAAATAGAGCGGCGCCGTTTTGAATTCCCAGGAACCGGCAAAAATCGCCTTAGTCCAATAACCGGTTTCACCCGTTTCATTGAGACCGGCGACGCGCAGTTCCCGCGCACCGTTGCCCTGACCGTTTTGCAGTATCGTTATGTGCCGGGTGACGGCGGCTTTCCCGGCAAGGGGAATGCGGGGCTGGGGCCGCCAGTCTTCGGCGGGGAGTCCCCATTCAGTCAAATTGGAACGATAAATTGTTCCCGGTCGATTGGATATATAGGGACTATAGGTGTACTTAAAAAGCATGGGGTCACAGCCTATGGTGTCAAAATCCGCAAGGCGGGTGTACATCTCTCCCGCCTCATTTATGACGAACATGGTTGATGCACTGGCTGAAAGGGCGCAGGCCTTGAAGGTCCCCCGTTCCGGCCCGATATAGTTCCGGGAAAAATCTGGAGGAAGCCCCGTATCACCGTAACAGATTTCTTGCCCATCCTCTAAGAGTACATAGGTTGTAACGATTTCCATAGTTCCGTTGTGGTGCTGATTACCAAAAGGGTCTTCATAATAAAGTACATGGCGATTACGCTTTCCCAATGACCAAGATACGTTATTTCCGGTACGCTGATCAAGAAAAAGCTGTTCCTCATTGGGCCAGCCCTGCTTGTTAAGCCAGACATTGCTTTTATGCGCGATAGTTATGTCGAAACAGTAACGATGGAAACTGCCTTCCACAGAAAGCGCTACCAGTTCATCCGCATCCGCCGATATTTCCGCGATTGTGTCTGCTTTTAATCCGGTTTTGGCAAACAGCGTCCAATTTTTTGGTTCCACCACCGGGTCTATGCTTTTATACCAAATCCGGCCTTCATGGAGGATATAATAATGGTACGTGTTAAAGGTCTGGGTCCTTGTCTTGATATATACCGCATGAGGAAACGCACCGTTTATATCTTCGGTCTTGCTATCAGGCGTTTGCGGGCCTACTCTGTATGTGTAATCATTCTGCCCAAGATAGATTGCCTTTGATAGGGCACAGGAAGGCAAGAGAGCAGTAATACTTAAAAATAACGGAATTATAATTTTTGCCGTATTAGCGCTCCTTTTTCCCTGTTAAACGGGAATGATATTCAGGGAATGCTGTTTCTCTTATATCTATTTTATTCATTGGTATTACTATATGTTACCGAACGGTCGTTAACAAATAGAATAACAAATCCTAAACTAAAAAGCAACAGATTTTTAATAAAACGTAAAGTTTAGGGAAAACCCCAATAGCGGGCGGCTCTAAGATATAATAATTCCTTATACCATAAGGACTTACGTTGTACGGGCAGTTTTGCTTGAAATAGTAGGAGTGTTATCGGCACCGCCATTGCAGCCTGTCGGTCCTAGATAAAGTGCCGGGGTTCCCGATCCTCCTGGAACCCGCTGCCCCGGGCCAGGGCGAAACTGGCAAAACAGCTTATCATCACATCCAGGAAGGCGCCGATGGCGATGAGGTAGAAGGCCATGGGTTTGAGGATGAGGTAACCCGCTTCATAGCCCCGGCCGTAATCAAGGCAGAGTGCCGCCAGGGCGGTATAGGCGGCGTCCCCGGAGTGGCGGGCCAGGAGGAAGGATATAAGCACCGCCCGGATGCCTATGGAAACCACATCCATCAGGGTAACCCCCAAACTGGAATAGGATTTGATTATCACAATAAATGCAGCGGCAGCTACCATGGCGCTGCCCGCCCGGCCAAAGGCGGCAAAGAGGGTCACCGTAACGGTATTGGAGCGGCGGCGGGCGCCAAGATTTTCCTTAACATGCCTGATAATCACCGGGATAGAAAAGTTGATATCCCCGGAAAAAAACGAAGCCAGGGCGGGACCCAAGGAGCCGTAGAGCTGAACCCAGGGATTAACCTTCGGCCTGATAAAGTAGAGAAATAGGGGCAGGATGACAAAGCCTAAAACCACGCTGAAAACAGCCAGGAGCAGGATAAGATCCCTAAAAACATCGGCCTGGAGGACCCCGTGAAACCGTATCGCCCAATAGGCCGCAAGGACGATGATAATCAGCCCTAGGATTTCCGAAAAAAAGGCAGCCACATGATAAAAAATCCGCGACAGGGAATCAAGCAGGGAAATCACCGGTTTGGTATAATTCCGGTCATAGGAAAGGCCCATGCCAAGGAAAAAGGCAAAGACGCAGAGGGGTAACAGGTAGACCCCGTCGGAGAACAGGGCGGCAAGCATATTTGAGGGGAAGAGTTCTAGGGCCGCTTCGGGCACATTCAGGGAAATAAGCTCTACCTGTTCCTCAATTTGAATCGGGATCCGGTCCGGGGGGAAGATCATGGTTACCAGGATCCCCGAGGAAACAACAAAAACGGCGCTTCCCAGGATCAACAGGAAGGAACGGAGGATAAGGCGCCAGAACTGACCATCCTGACGGAGCTCGTAAATCGCTATGGTAAGGGAAAAAATGATGATAGGAACCGTGCCGTACCGGCCTATCCTGATAGCTATCCTTTCGAGCCAACTCAAAATTGAAAGGATACGTTGATTGTCATTAGGCAGGAGGTATCCAAGGAGGACTCCCAGGAGGGAGCCGATTAACAGTTTAAGCCAAACCTTCATTGGTAGATCATACTTGAAGGCTTCTCCTGCGTCAATTGTGTCAATTAAGCTTGCGGCGGAAGCCCCTTCCCGGGTATATTTTACCTATGAAAGATACCATCACCTTACTAAAAGAGTCCGGAGCCATGCTGGAGGGGCATTTTCTCCTCTCCTCGGGCCGTCATTCGGACCGGTATTTCCAGTGCGCCCGGCTCCTGCAGTACCCGGACCGGGCGGCGGAAGCTCTGGCGGGGGTAGCGGAACGGTTAAAAGCGGATATCAGGGCGGGGAAACTTGCGGTGGACGTCATTGTGGGTCCCGCCATGGGGGGAATCGTCGTAGCCTACGAACTTGCCCGCCAACTGGGGCTGCCGGGCTTCTTTACCGAGCGGGACGATACCGGCGCCATGACCCTTCGCCGGGGCTTTGAGATAAAGAGCGGGGCCAGGGTGCTTATCGCCGAAGATGTGGTTACCACCGGAAAATCCTCCGGGGAAAGCGCCGCGGTTCTGGAAGCCCTGGGGGCAAAAATAAGCGGCTTAGCCTGTGTGGTGGACCGCCGGGCTGCGGGGGTTCCGGTTTCCTGGCCCCTCTACGCAGCCTGTACGGTTGTGGTGGGAAACTGGGAACAGGATACCTGTGAACTCTGCAAAAAGGGCATACCGGCGGTAAAACCGGGGTCCCGAAAACTGTAGGAACCAATGCCGGAGCCAAGGGCAGTTATCTTCGATCTTTTTTTTACCCTGATAGATCCCATGAAGGAAGAATATTCCCGGGAAAGTGAATATGCGGTCCTGGGGATGGAACGCAGTGAATTTGAGCGGCGGAACGGTATAGACTATGATGTACGGGGAAGCGGGAAAATCCGTGACCCCTACGAAATGGTCCGCCATATACTGCGGGGCCTGGACCTTGATGAGGAGCTGCTCCGCCGCGCCGCCGATGCCCGGCTGGCAAGGATCAAGCGGGCCCTCTACGGGGTTGATAAAAAAAATCTGGAGCTTCTGGAAAAAATCCGGCAAGCGGGCTTTAAAACCTGCCTGATAAGCAACGCCGATGCGGCGGATGTATACCACTGGGAAGGTTCGCCCCTCAGCGCCGCCTTTGATCAGGTACTTTTTTCCTACTACGAGGGTCTCCTCAAACCGGACCCGCGGATATTCCGTCTTGCCCTGGACCGGCTGGGAATTAAAGCGGCGCAGTGTTTCTACGTTGGAGACGGCGGACACGAAGAACTGCGCGGAGCCCGGGAGGCCGGAATAACTACGATACTCACCACCGAGTATATTTCCCACATTTGGCCCGAAAGAATTCCCGCACTCCGGCAGAATGCGGATTATGAAGTTGTACGGCTTGAGGATATTCTTAAAGAAGATATGATTAAAATAGAAGGATAGGTATGAAAAATTCAGCAAAAGCGATCTTCCTGGACATAGATGAAACCCTGGTTACCAATGAAACCGGCCCTTTCCCGGATGATGTTGAGCAGATCGAGGAGGCTCACCGCCGGGGCCATAAAATATTTCTTAGCACCGGCCGGGGTCTGGCCCATATTCCCGGGATATTAAAGGATGCCCCATGGTTGGACGGCATCATCGCCGGCGCCGGCGCCCTGGTGATAATCGGAGACCATGCCGTTTATCACAAGTGGATACCCCAGGAACTTCTCCCCGCCATATGCGCCCTCTATTTTCAATTAGATAAATTCTGCGTATTTGAAGGGACAAACGGAGTTTACGGGATCAAACTTCCGGAACATTACAATACTGATAAAAAAATATTTTCCGTAACTAAGGAGGATGATTTTCTTACCAAATACTCCGATGCAATAATATCAAAATTAACCATCCAGGGAGATATAAGCGAAAAGGAGCGGGATTTTTTAAGCGAGTATTTCCAGCTTAATACCTTTCCCCCGGTTTACTTTGAGGGGATACTCCTTGGGGAAAGCAAATCAAAGGGGATGTCCATAGTCCTTGAGACCCTGGGCATCCCCCGTGCAAACAGTATAGCCATCGGCGACAGCAGGAACGACATCGACATAATCTGCGCCGCCGGCCTGGGTATCGCCATGGGCAATGCCTGCGAAGAACTGAAAGCAGTCGCCGGAGAAATCACCGGCGACTGCGGAAAGGGCGGTGTCGGCCAGGCTATTAAAAAATTTGTGCTGGATCAATAACTGAGAAATCAGTTGAGATACCGTACACCTTTTCTATCCGGTACTCCACCTCGCCATCCGGTGTGTAGAGCTCCAGCCTGAAACGTAATGGAACTGAAATATCCTTTTCAACAGCTTCTTCGCCGAAATCAAGGGGTGGTTCGTAACGGTTTCCCTCCAGGGGCGTCCAGCCATCGCCGGTATTTACAAACCATCTTTTACGCAGGGGCAAGCGGCGGCTGTACTGCCAAGGCTGGACCAAGGCCTCCAGGGTAAAGCTGTCCACGGGGAGTTCCGCGGTTTCCCGGTTAATCAGTATATCTGCGCCTACGCTTCCCTTCTCCTGTACCATGATAAGGGGCTGAATAATGCCGCTGGGGGTACCGGATATTTCTACCCAGCCGGAAGGACCGTAGCGCCTCATATAGACTGCGGCGCCGCCGGGATAGTACTGAAGGTTGATCCCCACCCTATCCTCCACAAAAGCCCAAGAACCGGGCGCTGCAGCATTCTGAGGCAGGAAAATATAGACCACCGCATTCCGCTTTACCTGAAAACGGATCCGGACGCTTTCGTCAAGTTCCGCATCCCCCTCTTCCCAGAGTATATACTCTGCTCCCAAGGTATAGGAAGGAAGTTTTGCTATGGTCCCGTCATCAACGGCGTCTATCAGGGGCATTCCGTTCCGGGCATGGCTCATCACCGATCTGGGCATACCGTTTATCAACGGCGAGTTAATAAGAACTGCCTCGCTAATATTCGGTGCAATCACCACGTTACTGGTTTGCCAGAGGCCAATGTTTCCCGCCCGGTCCCCTGCCCGGTAGCTGACTTGATAAGTTCCCGGTTCCGTAAACAGCAGCGGTTCCCGGTACTGTTCCGTACCGCCGCTGTTGATCCGGTATTCAATAAACGCGGTACCCGACAAGAGATCCCGGGCAGTAATAGTCAGTTCGGCCATGGCCTGGTCATAAACCGCCGAAGCCTCCGCATAGGGCGGCTCAAGATCAATTCTAATATTCCGCCGCTGTGTTTCTTCTCGGTTTCCCGCTTTATCCAGGGCATACCAGGAGAAGCTGTGCCTCCCCTGAGCCGCCAAATATATTGGCCCTGAGTAGGCTGAAATCGAAGTCCAAATCCAGTCAACCCCGGACACATCATCCCAGGCATCCAGGGTGAGCGTAAGAGCTTGGTTATACCAGCCGCTTTCCGGCTCTTCGGAGGACAGGGTAAGAACGCTTTCCGGTAATCCCGTATCAATCTTAAACTGCCGCTGAACTTCCACTCCCCTAAGGCCGCGGCTGTCCACACCGTAGGCTCTGATACGATGTTCCCCGTCTTCCGGTAAAAACGGCGCCGGGTCATCTTCCCAGGGTCCGTCATCAAGCTGCATCAGGATCCCGGCGACATAGGTTTCCCGGTCGACGGCGGTAATTTCAATCTCCGGCGTCCAGGTATACCAACCATCAAACTCATCGCCCTCGTCGCCCTCGATCCGTATTTCTGTTACCGGCCCATAAACATTAGCAGCGCCGTTAAAGGCCCGGATTGTACCATCCGTACCAGAGGCAAAAATCCGTTCATGGTAGAGAGCAAAACTGCTATACGGCTTCTCGTCCTGCCAAATCACAGCGCCCGTATACCGGTTCAAAACCATTAGACCATCCCGGCCGGCAATTACTGTTTTCTCCAAACCGTTTGCCGGAACAGCGCCGTCTATGCGGCGTGTCCATTGGAGTGTCAGCTCCTCCCGATCATAGGACCGGAGGATCCCGTTATCCAATACCGATACCCCTTCATCGGTCAGGGATAGTGCGATCCCTGAATGCTGGGCATAGGAAATCCGCCGGGTTTCCTTCATTTCCCTGTCAAAGAGGACCAGGGAATTTTCGGTGATCACCGCACCGCCGCGGATATCCGCAGCAGCGGCAAGGATCTTCTCCCCCGCATCCCAGGGCTTACCAACGCCGTAAAGGGGAACCAGTTTAGTATCGTCTATTGCATAGGCGGTACCGTATCGCCATAGTACCGGAAGCTTAGTTTCTGTACCCTTCTTCTGTTCTTCAATTAAAGTTCCCCGTTCTGCGTTTCTAAAGAAGCGCCGATCCTTTGTTTCTTCAATAATAGTAGTACCATCGGTACTGATTGCCTGAATCTCCTCCCGGGACCAAAGCAGGGCGTCGCTATGAGGATTCCGGACTTCAAGAAGTCCTTCCTCGGTTAAGGCATAGAGTTTGCCACCTGCGTAGAGTACTTTTTTATAGGCGCCTTTAATATTCCAGACCAGGCCTCCGTCTCCTGCCATTAGAATGCTAAGACTTTCACGGCCAAGAGCAATAATTTTATTCTCCGCCCCCAGGATCTGTATAACCGGGTCCTTCCCTTCATAGATCCAGGCGGTATCATCATTGGCGGGAAGATCCGTTCTTACCGACCATGTCTTTCCACCGTCTTTTCCTTCCTGCCCCCAAACTTCTTCCCATATCGTTATGGTAAAGGAGCGTCCGTCCTTCCAGCCCATCCGATCCTGTGCCTCAATATCTACCTGATATTGACCCTGTTCCAGGGGCCGTCCGCTTATTATCCCCTGGGGGGTCATGGTAAGTCCCGGGGGCAGGCTGCCCTGTTTCACGTGATATTCAACTTCTCCCCCGGCGTTCCGGCTTGAAAGCTCACCGTAATAGCTGACTTCCACCAACCCATCGGGAAGATTGGTAGTAGTAATACTGAAGGAGCTGCCTATGTGTACCGTTATTTCCGCAGTAGATTCAAAACCCCGGCTTGTGCCATGAATGACAATATTCCAAACGCCGTTCCCCGCAAAAGATTCCGCCCGGATACGCAAATTTAAGCGTTCATTGGGTTTCAGCTCCTCCCGGTCAAGGAACGCCGTAAACGGCGCTCCGGGCTCGCAGACGACGCTTAGCGTAACCGTATCCGCATATCCCGTTATCACTATGGGAAGAATCTTTTCTTCTCCGGCGTTTAATTCCAGCCGCTCCGTACCGGGATGCATATCAAAGCCCCTATCCTTTACCGTAAAGGCAAGGGCGTTACTTTCACCCCCCGAAGAAAGCACATGAATTTTACCACTTAGTCCGTTGTCGGGAACAACAAAAATCAATTCCCCATCGGACCACCGGGAAACCGGAACATCCTGCCCATTGAGGAACAGGGTTCCCTGTGATCCAAGACCATATCCGTAGATATGGACTTCATCGCCCGTATAGGCTGCCCGGGGAACTACGCTGGTAAGAGCGGGAACGGGTGGAATATCCCGTACATTGGTAACTAATTCAAAGACCCTGCCCCCTTCTCCTTCAATGCGGGAACTATAAGAACCGGCCTTAGTGTTTTCCCTGACATAAATCCCTATTAGCCCTGTAAAATTTTCTGCGATGTTTTCTATCGCGTTTACGGTAATTACCGGGAGGACAATTTCCAGTTCCTCCGGTTTATCCAACACCTTGAAAGACACGGCCCCCTCAAATCCGTTCACCGGACTTATCCCCAGGGCATAATCTACTTTCCCGCCGGGAATGGTTTCAGCGGTCCGGGTATAAAGAGAGACCCTATAACCAGGTAGTAATACTGTTATGGGGAAAAGAGCCCTTTCACCACCAGGGCCCTGGATGATAATTTTGCCTTCCTCCGTACTGTTTTGTTTTAGCCCGATTCCCGATCGGGGCGGCAGTATTACCCGCATTGTTCCTGAACTCGTATCGGTTCCATCATTCAGGATTATCAGTTCTTCATCCCCCCAGAATACCCTGGTTCCGGGTACAAAACCACTTCCATATACGGTAAGGATATTCTCACGTACGCCGTTTATTTCAGAGGGCTCCACAGCGGTCACCTCAGGTACGGGCCAGCTAATTTCCACTGCCAGCGTAAAGGGGCTGTTCAAAGCGCTATTAGCTTCATTAAAAAATTCGCAAGTGTATTCATAAAGACCGGGCCCCATAGATTCAGAAACACCCATATACCAAGGTATCTCCACGGTTGTTTCACTTACCTTAACGGGGGAAGCAAAATGCATATTAAGGAATTGATTTTGCTCAGGACCGGTATAACGAACCCCTATATACCCGGAAGCATCGGTGCTTTCATGAAAATTTTCGATCCTGGCCCTCAGGATACCTTCAATAAAATTGCCGATAAAACCATGTTCCCGGAAACGTTCTGCCAGGGCAACCGGACGATTGAAAACTGGTTTTTCCTGACCGGGCCGGAAAGATATCTCATCCGACCATGGCCCCGCTTGGTACTTATTATCCAGAGCGGTAACGGCAAAGGATATTTCCTGATCCGGCGTATACCCCGGAAGGCTGAGGGCAGTTATATTACCTACGTATACAATAGATTCTGTTTCGCCGCCATTTTCCCGGATTTTTACTTTATATCCTTCGGTGCGTCCGCCATTGGTATTATGCCAATGAAGCGTCAGAATTTCCGGATCCGTTTCTGCGATCCGCAATTCACCCGGCGCCAGCATGGGTAGAGCGCTCCTGTCCAGCAAAATTTTCCCCGGTGCATAGGCCGCAGGGGATAGATAGTCCTCCGGCCCTTCAAGCTGCGCGTAGATAAAGTATTCACCGTCGTAAAGATCCTGTACCGGAACCATCAGGTCAAATTGGCCATTGGGATCGATAGCATAGGTTCCCAATTCCAGTCCCGGAAGTTCCATCTCTTCCCGGGCAAAAATACGGATTCCCGTTTTCCCCTGTTCTGTTATTCCCCGGACCCGTACTGTACCGTTTACCCTTTCCGGTGTAACCGCCGGTTCGTGAAGCTCAAGCATGGGCATGGCCATACTGCCCAAGGCGCTTAATTGATAGGCGTCTTCCTCAAGCCCGCTTACCCGCAGCTGCCAGATCCCCGCTTCTGCAGAATGGATAACTAAAACAATACCGTTTTTCCCAACGATCGTTTCGGTTCCCTCATACCCTTCACGGTATTCCATTCCCGATGGAGAACTTACTGTTAATTGGGGCGCCCCTTCGATATACTCAAGCAAAACGATGAGCCGATCAAGGCCGCTGTCCGGGATTTTTTCTGTTCCGTTATATTCCTCATAGAGCATACTGAGAGGCGCTGTAATTTCCTTACCCTTTGGCGGAATAAAGAACCGATAGCTGACATCCTCATTACCACTCCGATCACTGCGATCCAGAGAATTGATGTCCTGATCTCCAAAGCTCCGGATATCCTTGATCCAACTCGGCTTTTCTATTTTGTAGCTCGACAGGGAACCAAAATCAAACTGTCCCGGTCCTACAAAAACACCCACAGTACCAATAACCGGTAACTCTACCGTTCCCTTGAATCCCGATTTCCCGTTACTAAACTGTCCAAATTCGGCGTTTACCTCCACTAGCCAGGTATTGCTTTCAGGAACCATTATAAGCGAGGTATTAATAATAGCGCCCTTGCTTATACCGAATTTTACTCCTCCTTGGCCGGAGAAAATCGTTCTTCCGGATTTATCAAAGACATAAACAGTAACACCTCCTTCGACAAAGGCAAGCTTCACATACACTTCTCCCACAAATCCCTTCGATCCCATTGCGGCGCTTAACCTGGCATTGATATCAAGTTTTCCCTTCAATATCATAGCTTTACCCTCAAAGGCCCAGGTACCGTTTTTTATATCAACCCAGGCGGCGGGAGTCATATCAAGAATAGTACCGCCATAGGCATCACCCACGTGCAGTCCCACAGCAATCCGGGGACCCATATCGTTGAATAAACCCTTACCCGGCTGGGGTACCTCATCGGGGGGGCCATAAGCAATACCGCCGCTAATACCATTAAGAAATAAGCCGGAATTGCCCAGGGGTATCCCTCCGGTGGCCAGCACATACGAAAAATAAGCCTGTTTTAGGCCTATAGAATAGGTTGGGCTTATTGTTGCAAAACCAAGGTAAGCGGTGATATTTCCCGCTCCGGGAATAATGACCGAACCGCCGCCTTCCAGGGTATATCCTGTAGTATAACTAGCAAAACTAACTTTTACATCATTAAAGGTCAAAGTCCCTACACTGAAGTTTGGCAGCTTAAATGCACCTCCGGAAATCTGTAAACCCTCAGAGGCGGATAGTTTTACTTTGTTCAGGGTAATATCTCCCTTCCCAATAAAATCCGGGAACTTTAGGCTTACCTTAGAAAAGCTAATCAGGTTTTCGGAAAATTCAAGCGCCGGTTTCTCCATAACCAGTTTAAACCCGGCAATTTCAGTTTCTACCTTTGACATCTCTATATCCCCAAGAAAAGCGCCGTCGCTGGGCCGAATTTTAGCATTTTTAATACCGATATATTGGCCGCCAAAATCGCCGAATCCCTGGGGCAGCTGTATTTTACAGGACTTGAGGCTTATCAAAAATTGTCCCGAAGCATCCTTTTCAAAGAAAAGTTCTTCAATAGTTGCGGTAAATCCCACAAGAGTCATGTACCACGCCCCAATGCCACCATTGATATCCTGTATGGAACCATTCCATCCCAGCTTAAGGGCCCTCATAGTTATCTCGGTATTGGCTAATCCCTTTGGATAGCTTGATGGCAGTTTAGCGCTGCCACTGATACTTATCCCGGATTCACTGAGGTTCAACCTGTTGAAGTTTACCCGGATCCCACCAAGGATGGAAAAAACAATTTCCGATCCAAGACCCGCATCAAAGGCCATCAATCCATCGCGGGTGGATAATTCCAGGGTCCTAATAACCATTGACGAATTCCGTATACCATCCGGCAGTCCGGTACTACTAAACTGGATACTACCTCCTATATTAATTAAAAATTCCTGCCCCAAACCTTTCCTAAAATTTATACTTCCATTGGACAGATCTACCATTCCGAATATTTTAGCCGTTATACCGGAGGCGGCGATATTTACATCAAGTATTTCACCGTAGGTATTTATGGTAAATTTCTGTATCCCCACAGCAAGTCCCCGCAGGCCTACGGGAAAGAAATCCGGAAACACCAACTCTCCTCCAACGGATATTTCCAGGGGTTTTCCCGCCGGTTTAGAAATACCCAACATGCCATTTCGTAATTCCATGGAACCGAATAATTTCTGAGCCGGCAGGACCGCAGAAGCAGCGGCGGATTTTAAACCCGATACAGTATCAAATTTCATAGCTATGGAAGTCCGCAGTCCTCCTATACCCTGGGGAAATTTATTTGCCGGAAGTATCACCGTTCCCGCCAGATCGAATTCCATCACCCCGGATTTCAAAGATATCTCGATGACCACATCGGATAACTGCACGCATTGAAATGCATCATAGGGTTTGTTCTTTTCTGTGGAATAT
The window above is part of the Treponema primitia ZAS-1 genome. Proteins encoded here:
- a CDS encoding cation:dicarboxylate symporter family transporter, with the translated sequence MKVWLKLLIGSLLGVLLGYLLPNDNQRILSILSWLERIAIRIGRYGTVPIIIFSLTIAIYELRQDGQFWRLILRSFLLILGSAVFVVSSGILVTMIFPPDRIPIQIEEQVELISLNVPEAALELFPSNMLAALFSDGVYLLPLCVFAFFLGMGLSYDRNYTKPVISLLDSLSRIFYHVAAFFSEILGLIIIVLAAYWAIRFHGVLQADVFRDLILLLAVFSVVLGFVILPLFLYFIRPKVNPWVQLYGSLGPALASFFSGDINFSIPVIIRHVKENLGARRRSNTVTVTLFAAFGRAGSAMVAAAAFIVIIKSYSSLGVTLMDVVSIGIRAVLISFLLARHSGDAAYTALAALCLDYGRGYEAGYLILKPMAFYLIAIGAFLDVMISCFASFALARGSGFQEDREPRHFI
- the pyrE gene encoding orotate phosphoribosyltransferase, yielding MKDTITLLKESGAMLEGHFLLSSGRHSDRYFQCARLLQYPDRAAEALAGVAERLKADIRAGKLAVDVIVGPAMGGIVVAYELARQLGLPGFFTERDDTGAMTLRRGFEIKSGARVLIAEDVVTTGKSSGESAAVLEALGAKISGLACVVDRRAAGVPVSWPLYAACTVVVGNWEQDTCELCKKGIPAVKPGSRKL
- a CDS encoding HAD family hydrolase — encoded protein: MPEPRAVIFDLFFTLIDPMKEEYSRESEYAVLGMERSEFERRNGIDYDVRGSGKIRDPYEMVRHILRGLDLDEELLRRAADARLARIKRALYGVDKKNLELLEKIRQAGFKTCLISNADAADVYHWEGSPLSAAFDQVLFSYYEGLLKPDPRIFRLALDRLGIKAAQCFYVGDGGHEELRGAREAGITTILTTEYISHIWPERIPALRQNADYEVVRLEDILKEDMIKIEG
- a CDS encoding HAD family hydrolase, with amino-acid sequence MKNSAKAIFLDIDETLVTNETGPFPDDVEQIEEAHRRGHKIFLSTGRGLAHIPGILKDAPWLDGIIAGAGALVIIGDHAVYHKWIPQELLPAICALYFQLDKFCVFEGTNGVYGIKLPEHYNTDKKIFSVTKEDDFLTKYSDAIISKLTIQGDISEKERDFLSEYFQLNTFPPVYFEGILLGESKSKGMSIVLETLGIPRANSIAIGDSRNDIDIICAAGLGIAMGNACEELKAVAGEITGDCGKGGVGQAIKKFVLDQ